AACACAAGGGCAAAAAGCCCTGGCGTTTCGTATTGACGACCCGGCGACACCACCCCGGCGCGGCCCGCACGGCAAGGTGCGGCGGCCAAGGGGGCAGGGAGCTACTCCCCTTCGGAACCGGTGATTAGACCACTGGCGGGCGGTGGCTGGCAAGCGCCTCGCGCGCGGGCCGCGCCGCAGCGGGGCGCGCAACCGATGGCCGGGCAGCCGTGCTGGCCGATGCAGGTGCGGCGTGCGACGCGGTGCCGGGCGCGGGCACCGGCCCCACGCTGGCCACGTCGCGGGCGCGTTCGGCATAGCGCGTGAAGCGCCAGGCGGTCTGCGCCAGCGTGATGCGCTGCCACACGGCGCGCTTGGCAAAGGGGCCCATCGACAGCCAGTGGCGCACTTCGTCCTCGGTGCGGCCGCAGCCTTTGCAGACCGCGTCGCCCTGGTTGGTGGAGCAGATGGCGATGCACGGCGTGTCGGGCGTGGTGTCGTACCAGGCCAGCCATGCGCTGCGGGCGTCGTCGCTCAGCGCGGCCACTTCCAGCGTCTGCCGCTGGGCGATGGCCATGCGCGCGTACACCTCGGCCAGCGCGGCCACCTCGGGCGCCAGCGCAGCGCCCGCCTGGCTGGGCGCGCGGGCGCGCCAGTGGTTGATGGCGGCTTCCAGGTCAACGATGTGCAAAACGTCCATGCGCGGGCGATGATAAGGCGCGGGGCAATGCCCGCCCTGGGCGCGCGGTTGTCCCCTTGCGCCTGCCCGCCGAGCGTCGGAGGGCGTGGGGGCCGGGGCCGGCGGACGCGCCGGTGGCGGAACTTGTGGTGTATTTGAATACTCTTGTTTTGATAGCTGTTTGCGCAGGTGGTACCTGCGCTGGAGGCCTGTTTGTCATCTAGAACTCCTGATTCCTTGCCGCGGCCGAATGCGCCGCCACAGGCCGTCTCGCCTGTCGCAACGGCCACCCCGGCGATCTCGCCGCGGTCGCCGCGTCGGCGCGTGGTGCTGGCGCTCAGCCTGCTCGCCAACGTGCTGCTGGCCGTCTGGCTGTGGCGAGCCCTGCCGCCCGCGCCTGCGCCTCTGCCCACTGCCGTGGGCGAAGCGGTGGTGCTGCGCACGCCCGGCGGGCGGCTGGAGGTGTCAGAGCTGCGGCAGACAGAGAGTTTTGAAGTCACCCGCGACCACGACGTGCTGGGCGTGCCCATGGGCAGCACCTATTCGCGCGTGCGCGTGCCAGCGCACTACCGCTACCACGTGGATCTGGCGCCCGAATGGCGGGTGCGCGTGCTGCCCGATGGCGGCGTGCGCGTGATCGCACCGCGCGTGCGGCCCTCGCTGCCGGTGGCCATCGACACGGCGCAGCTGCAGACCGAGTCGCGCGGGCTGTGGTCGCTGTTCACCGGACCGGCGCAGGTGAAGGCGCTTGAGAAGGGCATCACCGCCCAGCTGGGGCGCAAGGCCGCCACCGCGCCCCTGCTGGACCGCCAGCGCGAGGCCGCGCGCAAGACGGTGGCCGAGTTCGTCGCCAAATGGCTGATGACCCAGACCGCATGGCAGCCGCACGCAGGCCGCACGGTGCAGGTGCTGTTTGCCGACGAGCCGATTGAGGCGCTCAACGCCGCCTGCGGCAGCCGCCCCGACTGCGCGGCGCAATGGTTGGGGGCGCAGGGCCTGTAGGCGCGGCGCCGCGGCCTGGCGGCCAACGCAGGCGATCGACCGGCGCGTGGCGCGTGCGCTGGGCCGCCGACGCACGGCCTGTGCGGCGGCGGTGGTCGGTCGGGTGATGCGTGGCGTCTCGCACCGAAGCGGTCATCGGTCGGGCGCTGAAAAGGCCCGCAGCGGCCAGCCCGCCTGCGCCAAACACGCCGCTCCGTGCGCGGTCGGCGCGGCGCCTTGGGCTGTACGCAACGCCAGGCCGGGCTGGGTCGGCCAATTGCTTGACGCGCATCAAACCTCGCGCCGGCGGGGCCGAATCAGCCCCGCGCCGGTCACGTGCAAGGCGTAGGATTTGAGCATCGGCGGCGCACGGTGCGCGGCCGAGTGACTGTTCAAGTACGACGCATGACCTCTCCCCCCCAACCTGCGGCCGGCCCGGTATCGCCGCTCAATTCACCCCTGGAACCGGAATCCAACCGCAAGCTCGCCATGCTGTTGCTGGCGATCGTGCTCTACATCGGGGTCTTGCTGCTGCCCACGCCTGCGGGCCTCACCCCCGCCGGGCA
This genomic interval from Ottowia oryzae contains the following:
- a CDS encoding DUF3717 domain-containing protein, coding for MDVLHIVDLEAAINHWRARAPSQAGAALAPEVAALAEVYARMAIAQRQTLEVAALSDDARSAWLAWYDTTPDTPCIAICSTNQGDAVCKGCGRTEDEVRHWLSMGPFAKRAVWQRITLAQTAWRFTRYAERARDVASVGPVPAPGTASHAAPASASTAARPSVARPAAARPAREALASHRPPVV
- a CDS encoding DUF4230 domain-containing protein, translating into MVLALSLLANVLLAVWLWRALPPAPAPLPTAVGEAVVLRTPGGRLEVSELRQTESFEVTRDHDVLGVPMGSTYSRVRVPAHYRYHVDLAPEWRVRVLPDGGVRVIAPRVRPSLPVAIDTAQLQTESRGLWSLFTGPAQVKALEKGITAQLGRKAATAPLLDRQREAARKTVAEFVAKWLMTQTAWQPHAGRTVQVLFADEPIEALNAACGSRPDCAAQWLGAQGL